The DNA sequence GTTTcccaagtcaggtaatgagtacatttcttctttggacaatgtcatccctttcctttACTTTTCCCCATCCCATCCTTGCCCACAATGGTGAGTCAATTTTTAAACATCTGGTTGCCTTACAAGGGTTGAAGGAGGAGCCGGGCACCAAagatgggatctgaggatcacggttcaaagccagccagggtgggaaagtctgtgagattcaaaaagccagaagtagagctgtggctcaaactacagagagctagctttgaaagggtaaaatacataaatagcttagggacagcacacaggccccagtacctgcacgcattaaaacaaacaaacaaaaaaaggttgaCGGAGACTATTTCAGAAATGTAAGGAACATACTTTGCATATCCTATAATCTGCAGAtatttggggggtggagggggcaatTAGAAACGCCCAGTTTTTATTTTGGTCTTGTGAAATCTGTCCTTAGCCCCTTAGCACGTGGTGTAGCAATCAGTGGTGTGACTTTCTAAAACTCCTTCAATCCAGGTATCATCTTTACACACGAACGCGTCTTTGGACTTTAACGCAGTGCTTCACACGTCCGACGCGGAGAAGTTACTCGTAGGAAGGAATCGAGGGCCGGACCTGACCTCTCTCCGGCCCCGCCATCTCCCCGGCCCTGTTCACTGGGCCCCGGGGTCGGACCGTGGACAGATAGACAAGTCAGCTGACTTGAAAACCCACGGGGTCCTCTAACTCTGGGGGAGCCTCACAGCaaaggagggggcagagggcagagggtagggggcagagggcagagggcgaAGGGCAGAGGCAGCCGAAGGCCGGGGCCCCCACCCCGGCGGCGCACTGACCACGCATCGCGCGCCTTCTTGGTCTCCGGACAGGCGCAGCAGGGTTTCAGCGGCTTCTTCTCCTGAGTCGCGGACGGGGCAGGGCTCGCGGCCGCCAGACCCGGCATCTTTCCGGACGGAAGCAGCTGTGAGGGCGAATACAAGCAACCTctcccagcctgggcaaaagccgACCCCCGGGCACTTCCGCAGTCGCTCTGGAGAAGGCCGGAAGTCTTGCTTCTCCGACTGAGGGCGGGGCTAAAGGTGCGCGCTGGAGAGGAAGAGGCGGGATGGAGGCCTTCATGAGGGCGCATGCgtaactttccttcctttctctttcatttttcgtgtcctcctgccctctccccctccccctctcctcctcctccctccctttccctctctcttcctctccttccccctccctccctttccttcccccctctctccctcctctctctctccccctcctctctctcccctctctctctcccttctctctatcccctctccctctctctcttccttactAGTTATGTTAATTTGGGAACTGTAAGGCTGCAGAGACTTCACTGTCCAGCCCCCATGCCAGTGTTGAAACTGAAGCCCAAGAAAGCTGACCCTCCCTGCTTCTAACTGACACCGTTGAAAATGAGCAGAAAAGACAGTTGAGCAATCCACAAGTGTTGGCAGAAGCAAGGTCATCTAATCTGCATGTATTAAATCCTCAGTCAGGTGTTACGGCTTCCAAAATGAGTTACTCAAATATACTAATTCAATCATGTACCAGTTAGTAAAATTGAGAACTTCCCTCgccttggctttttttcccttggaATTTGGTTTGATAGCTAAGTAAACTATTGCCCCACTAGTGTTGCACCAGCTACTTGCAACAGGCTGgacataattcatttttttccctgcaGAGAATTGGTTGTGAAAGTAAAATCACCAGAATGGGAAGGTGGGATAAAAGTGGAATTCATTCCCTTTCCCAGCCAATTTTctgcaggaaaaaataaattatggtcATTGTATTGCAAATaactcaagtagctgggattacaggcatctgtcACCATGTgcaccttttatttttaagagcaGGACTGCAAGGCATAGGTATTTTGGGCACTCAGAAGTAATGTGAGccctacccagccctgccttatatctagggcaggggcaaggggtggggtaactgggtggagacttaatgaggtgggggcagctacatggagccctcagggagaggacctaacacttcatatatatttttcaatttttagagTCATCTTCATATTGTCATTAGAAAAACTCAGTatggtttttgtttaattttggatTTATATGTTTACTATCTGACATTACTCCAATGTTgtcttttaagtttattttttattatctaagtagttgtacaaaggaattgccatttaaaaaagcagtttatgaatatatcttgatcaattcaacatttttccccatctttcccctatgtattccttccctcattcttaattttgtagtatataattGTCAATGCTTTCCTAGCTTGACTGTCATCCACTGTTAGTGATTCTTTGAACTAGATGTATAGTCACATTGTTTAAAATCTTGCTTCACAAATTGTGCTTCTTGGACTAGAACCATCAACATCacttataaaaatatacaatacATATGATTTAATAAATCATGAAGAAAATTTAACACTGCTGTCCCAGATATAATAAAGGCCTAAGGTGTGAAAGGTCAGACTAAGAGTTAACAGTAGAAAGCAGAGGACTATATCTTtatactgagggctgggaattatttatttacatttcaaaagcacaaattataaacttaaaatgtaaattttgatGAAGTTAATTGCACCAAAATAAAAGTTTGGAGTTTCATATAGGACACCATAGAAGAAGTTTAACAAATAGATGCTAATTGTGAGAAaagatttgaaatatttaaaaattttaaaacatttcaaaataaaaaattaaagtaggAGGTGTATTCAGCTGAAACCACATAAT is a window from the Perognathus longimembris pacificus isolate PPM17 chromosome 5, ASM2315922v1, whole genome shotgun sequence genome containing:
- the LOC125351734 gene encoding cytochrome c oxidase copper chaperone; amino-acid sequence: MPGLAAASPAPSATQEKKPLKPCCACPETKKARDACIIEKGEEHCGHLIEAHKECMRALGFKI